In one window of Neisseria subflava DNA:
- the rseP gene encoding RIP metalloprotease RseP: MQTFLAFIVAILILVSLHEFGHYIVARWCGVKVVRFSVGFGKPFFTRKRGDTEWCLAPIPLGGYVKMVDTREGEVAEADLSYAFDKQHPAKRIAIVAAGPLTNLILAVLLYGLSFSFGVTELRPYVGMVEPASIAAKAGFQAGDKIVSVNGIAVKDWSDAQTEMVLNLEAGPVKVAVQTASNTQAIRIIDAAGTPEAGKVAKNQGNIGLLPFRITNRIGKVLANSPAEKAGLKENDKLLTADGQPIESWQAWTELFRASPGKRIELTYERDGKILATAIRPDSVEQSAGVLVGRAGLAAQADKEWDKTIRYRYTPSVAQAFELGWNKTVNYSWTTLKFFGKLVTGNASLNHISGPLTIADVAGQSAKLGLQSYLEFLALVSISLGVLNLLPVPVLDGGHLVFYTAEWIRGKPLSERIQAVGLRFGLAAMLLMMAVAFFNDINRLFG, from the coding sequence TTGCAAACCTTTTTAGCCTTTATCGTCGCCATTCTGATTTTGGTCAGCCTGCATGAGTTCGGACACTATATTGTTGCCCGCTGGTGCGGCGTTAAAGTCGTGCGCTTTTCCGTCGGCTTCGGTAAGCCCTTTTTCACCCGAAAACGCGGCGATACCGAGTGGTGTCTTGCCCCAATTCCGCTGGGTGGTTACGTTAAAATGGTCGATACGCGCGAAGGTGAGGTGGCGGAAGCAGATTTGTCGTACGCCTTTGACAAGCAGCATCCGGCCAAGCGCATCGCCATTGTCGCTGCTGGTCCTTTGACCAATTTGATTTTGGCTGTTTTGCTTTACGGTTTGAGCTTTTCCTTCGGCGTGACCGAGTTGCGCCCTTATGTCGGCATGGTCGAGCCTGCCAGTATTGCCGCCAAAGCAGGTTTTCAGGCAGGCGATAAAATTGTATCGGTCAACGGAATCGCCGTTAAAGACTGGAGCGATGCGCAAACCGAGATGGTGTTGAACCTTGAGGCCGGCCCTGTAAAAGTCGCTGTTCAGACGGCCTCAAATACCCAAGCCATCCGCATAATTGATGCCGCCGGCACGCCTGAAGCAGGTAAAGTTGCGAAAAACCAAGGCAACATCGGCCTTTTGCCTTTTAGAATTACTAACCGCATCGGCAAAGTCTTGGCCAATAGTCCGGCCGAAAAAGCAGGTTTGAAGGAAAACGACAAACTGCTGACCGCCGATGGGCAACCCATCGAAAGCTGGCAGGCATGGACGGAACTCTTCCGCGCCAGCCCCGGCAAACGAATCGAACTGACTTACGAGCGCGACGGTAAAATACTGGCGACCGCTATCCGTCCGGACAGCGTCGAGCAGTCGGCAGGCGTGCTGGTGGGTAGAGCAGGGCTTGCCGCCCAGGCGGATAAAGAGTGGGATAAAACCATCCGCTACCGCTATACGCCTTCCGTTGCCCAAGCCTTTGAATTGGGTTGGAACAAAACCGTCAACTATTCGTGGACAACCCTCAAATTTTTCGGAAAACTGGTTACAGGCAATGCCTCTTTGAACCATATTTCCGGCCCCTTGACCATTGCCGATGTCGCCGGACAATCCGCCAAACTCGGATTGCAGAGCTACCTCGAATTTCTGGCCTTGGTCAGCATCAGCTTAGGCGTGTTGAACCTTTTGCCCGTGCCCGTTTTAGACGGCGGACATTTGGTTTTCTACACCGCCGAATGGATACGCGGAAAGCCTTTGAGCGAGCGCATACAGGCAGTCGGCCTGCGCTTCGGACTGGCAGCCATGCTTTTGATGATGGCTGTGGCTTTCTTTAATGACATCAACCGTTTGTTTGGATAA
- the bamA gene encoding outer membrane protein assembly factor BamA — MKLNQIASALMVLSLSPLALADFIIQDIRVEGLQRTEPSTVFNYLPVKVGDNFNDARSEEIIKKLYATGFFDDVRVETMDNQVLLTVIERPTISSLNITGAKMLQNDAIKKNLEAFGLAQSQYFNQATLNQAVAGLKEEYLSRGKQSVQITPTVTKLARNRVSIDIAIEEGKSTKITDISFEGNEVYSDRRLMKQMSLSEGGMWTWITKSNQFNEQKFAQDMEKITNFYQNNGYFNFRILDTDIQTNEDKTKQTIKVTVSEGDRFRWGNVRIEGDTLEVPKEDLEKLLTMKPGKWYERAQMSNSLEAIQNRMGQAGYAFSEINVQPIPNAETHTVDFVLTVQPGRKIYVNEINITGNNKTRDEVIRRELRQMESAPYDSAKLQRSKERVELLGYFDNVQFDAVPVANTPDQVDLNMSLTERSTGSLDLSAGWVQDTGLVMSAGVAQDNLFGTGKSVALRASRSKTTVNGSLSFTDPYFTPDGVSLGYDLYGKTYDPRKASSSAKQYKTTTFGGGLRIGIPVTEYDRVNFGLAAERLTVNTYKGAPKRYADFINQYGKGDGSGVGNFKGWLYKGTIGWGRNKTDNALWPTRGYLTGVNGEIALPGSDLQYYTLTHNQTWFFPLSKDFTLMLGGEVGYGNGYGKTKTMPFFENFYGGGLGSVRGFESGTLGPKVYDEYGEKISYGGNKKANVSAELLFPMPGIKDSRTVRLSLFADAGSVWDGKTYNDGSSSNSNGVSQNVYGVGTTHKSTFKNELRYSAGAAVTWLSPLGPMKFSYAYPIKKKEGDEIQRFQFQLGTTF, encoded by the coding sequence ATGAAACTGAACCAGATTGCTTCCGCTTTAATGGTATTGAGCCTGTCTCCACTGGCATTGGCTGACTTTATCATTCAGGACATCCGCGTCGAAGGCCTGCAACGCACCGAGCCGAGTACCGTCTTCAACTACCTGCCCGTTAAGGTCGGTGATAATTTCAATGATGCGCGCAGTGAAGAAATCATCAAAAAACTCTACGCAACCGGTTTCTTTGACGACGTACGCGTCGAGACCATGGACAATCAAGTCCTGCTGACCGTGATTGAGCGTCCGACCATCAGCTCGCTCAATATTACTGGTGCGAAAATGCTGCAAAACGATGCCATCAAGAAAAACCTTGAAGCATTTGGTTTGGCGCAATCCCAATACTTTAACCAAGCAACGCTGAACCAAGCCGTTGCCGGTTTGAAAGAAGAGTATTTGAGCCGTGGCAAACAGTCTGTCCAAATCACTCCGACTGTGACCAAACTCGCCCGAAACCGCGTGTCTATCGATATTGCCATCGAAGAGGGCAAATCTACCAAGATTACCGATATTTCATTTGAGGGCAACGAAGTTTATTCCGACCGCCGTCTGATGAAACAAATGTCCCTGAGCGAAGGCGGCATGTGGACTTGGATTACGAAGAGCAACCAGTTCAATGAGCAAAAATTTGCTCAGGACATGGAAAAAATTACCAATTTCTATCAAAACAACGGCTACTTCAACTTCCGTATTTTGGATACCGATATCCAAACCAACGAAGACAAAACCAAGCAGACCATTAAAGTAACCGTCAGCGAAGGCGACCGCTTCCGCTGGGGCAATGTACGCATCGAAGGCGATACGCTGGAAGTGCCGAAAGAAGATTTGGAAAAACTGCTGACCATGAAGCCGGGCAAATGGTATGAACGCGCGCAAATGTCCAATTCGCTCGAAGCCATCCAAAACCGCATGGGTCAGGCAGGTTACGCATTCAGCGAAATCAATGTCCAACCGATTCCAAATGCCGAAACACATACCGTTGATTTTGTGTTGACCGTTCAACCGGGTCGCAAAATCTATGTAAACGAAATCAACATTACCGGCAACAACAAAACCCGTGACGAAGTCATCCGTCGCGAGTTGCGTCAAATGGAATCAGCGCCTTACGACTCTGCCAAACTGCAACGTTCTAAAGAGCGCGTTGAGTTGTTGGGCTACTTCGACAACGTTCAATTTGATGCAGTTCCTGTGGCCAATACCCCTGACCAAGTTGACCTGAACATGAGTCTGACCGAACGTTCTACCGGCTCGCTCGACTTGAGCGCAGGTTGGGTTCAGGATACCGGTTTGGTGATGTCTGCCGGCGTGGCTCAAGACAACCTGTTCGGTACGGGTAAATCCGTTGCCCTGCGTGCCTCCCGCAGTAAAACCACAGTAAACGGCTCGTTGTCGTTTACCGACCCATACTTCACACCTGACGGCGTAAGCTTGGGCTACGACCTTTACGGCAAGACTTACGACCCGCGTAAAGCTTCTTCCAGTGCGAAACAATATAAAACCACGACTTTCGGCGGCGGTTTGCGTATCGGTATTCCGGTTACCGAATATGACCGTGTGAACTTCGGTTTGGCCGCAGAGCGTCTGACCGTGAATACCTACAAAGGCGCGCCTAAACGCTATGCCGACTTTATCAATCAATACGGTAAAGGCGACGGCAGCGGCGTGGGTAACTTCAAAGGCTGGTTGTACAAAGGTACCATCGGCTGGGGCCGCAACAAAACCGACAATGCCTTGTGGCCGACCCGCGGTTACCTGACCGGCGTAAACGGCGAAATCGCTTTGCCGGGCAGCGACCTGCAATACTACACCCTGACCCACAACCAAACTTGGTTCTTCCCGTTGAGCAAAGATTTCACGCTGATGCTGGGTGGCGAAGTCGGTTATGGCAACGGCTACGGCAAAACCAAAACCATGCCGTTCTTTGAAAACTTCTACGGCGGCGGCTTAGGCTCTGTCCGCGGTTTTGAAAGCGGTACGCTGGGCCCGAAAGTCTATGACGAATACGGCGAGAAAATCAGCTACGGCGGTAACAAAAAAGCCAACGTTTCCGCAGAGTTGCTCTTCCCAATGCCGGGCATTAAAGACTCGCGTACCGTCCGTCTGAGCCTGTTTGCCGATGCGGGCAGCGTGTGGGACGGCAAAACCTACAACGACGGCAGCAGCAGCAATTCCAATGGCGTGTCCCAAAACGTGTACGGCGTAGGCACAACGCACAAATCGACATTCAAAAACGAATTGCGTTACTCTGCCGGTGCTGCCGTGACCTGGCTCTCTCCGCTGGGTCCGATGAAGTTCAGTTATGCTTATCCGATTAAGAAAAAAGAAGGCGACGAAATCCAACGCTTCCAATTCCAACTCGGTACGACATTCTGA
- a CDS encoding OmpH family outer membrane protein has translation MSKIADTLRVLAVALPGFVLLPQAAADGVQKIGFINTERVYQESKQAQNIQMTLEKEFKSRQTALQKLQQEGEALERKLSGDKLSDSQREAETQKWRNLVQKFRKQQAELAEDYNLRRNEEFAALQQNANRVIVDLAKREGYDFILQDVIYVNGRYDITDSVIKALNAH, from the coding sequence ATGAGTAAAATAGCCGACACCCTCCGTGTCCTCGCCGTAGCCCTGCCGGGTTTCGTGCTGTTGCCGCAAGCGGCGGCGGATGGCGTGCAGAAAATCGGTTTTATCAATACCGAGCGCGTTTATCAGGAATCCAAGCAGGCACAAAACATTCAGATGACTTTGGAAAAAGAGTTCAAAAGCCGTCAAACCGCCTTGCAAAAGCTGCAGCAGGAAGGCGAGGCTTTGGAGCGAAAACTGAGCGGCGACAAGCTCAGCGACAGCCAAAGGGAAGCGGAAACCCAAAAATGGCGCAATCTGGTACAGAAATTCCGCAAGCAGCAGGCTGAGTTGGCTGAAGACTACAACCTACGCCGCAATGAAGAATTCGCCGCGCTCCAGCAAAATGCCAACCGCGTCATCGTCGATTTGGCCAAGCGCGAAGGTTACGATTTCATCTTGCAGGACGTGATTTACGTCAACGGCCGCTATGACATTACCGACAGCGTTATCAAAGCCCTAAATGCTCACTGA
- the lpxD gene encoding UDP-3-O-(3-hydroxymyristoyl)glucosamine N-acyltransferase, which yields MTSQAYTLSQIVSQLGGEWKGKDIAITAVRPLDQALAEHISFLANPKYKAEVHDSQAGAVIVSPKAADKFAGRNLIVAADPYLYFAKVARLFSPIVKAQGGVHPTAVVEASAKVPASCEIGANAYIGANAVLGEGCRILANAVVQHDCMLGDEVVLHPNSVIYYGCTLGNRVEIHSGAVIGADGFGLAFAGDSWFKIPQTGAVTLGDDVEIGSNTNIDRGAMSDTTVGNGTKIDNQVQIGHNCKIGSHTVIAAKTGISGSVTIGNYCIIGGGVGTVGHIEIADKTTIGGGTSVTHSITESGQHLAGIFPMSGYKDWARNAVYIHRLSEMNKRLKTLEKQLADSGEA from the coding sequence ATGACTTCACAAGCATACACCCTGTCCCAAATCGTTTCCCAGCTCGGTGGCGAATGGAAAGGCAAAGACATCGCCATTACCGCCGTCCGTCCGTTGGATCAGGCGCTGGCGGAACACATCAGCTTTTTGGCCAATCCGAAATACAAAGCCGAAGTACACGACAGCCAGGCAGGCGCAGTGATTGTGTCGCCGAAAGCCGCGGACAAATTTGCAGGCCGCAACCTGATTGTGGCTGCCGACCCTTATCTTTATTTTGCCAAAGTGGCACGATTGTTCTCGCCGATTGTCAAAGCACAGGGCGGCGTACATCCGACCGCCGTTGTCGAGGCAAGCGCCAAAGTGCCGGCAAGCTGCGAAATCGGCGCGAATGCCTATATCGGCGCGAATGCCGTATTGGGCGAAGGCTGCCGTATTTTGGCCAATGCTGTTGTCCAACACGATTGCATGTTGGGTGATGAAGTCGTGTTGCATCCCAACTCCGTCATCTATTACGGCTGCACTTTGGGCAACCGTGTCGAAATCCACAGCGGCGCCGTCATCGGTGCGGACGGTTTTGGCTTGGCCTTTGCCGGCGATTCATGGTTTAAAATTCCGCAAACCGGCGCAGTCACGCTGGGCGATGATGTGGAAATCGGTTCGAACACCAATATCGACCGTGGCGCAATGAGCGACACGACCGTCGGCAACGGCACCAAAATCGACAACCAAGTCCAAATCGGCCACAACTGCAAAATTGGTTCGCACACTGTTATCGCCGCCAAAACCGGTATTTCCGGCAGCGTTACCATCGGCAATTATTGTATTATCGGCGGCGGCGTCGGCACGGTCGGACACATCGAAATCGCCGATAAAACCACCATCGGCGGCGGTACATCCGTCACCCACAGCATTACCGAAAGCGGCCAGCATCTGGCCGGTATTTTCCCGATGTCGGGCTACAAAGACTGGGCACGCAATGCCGTTTATATCCACCGTTTGAGCGAAATGAACAAACGCCTCAAAACGCTGGAAAAACAGCTTGCCGACAGCGGCGAAGCCTAA
- the fabZ gene encoding 3-hydroxyacyl-ACP dehydratase FabZ — translation MDVQLPIEAKDIQKLIPHRYPFLQLDRITAFEPMKTLTAIKNVTMNEPQFQGHFPDLPVMPGVLIIEAMAQACGTLAILSEGGRKENEFFFFAGIDDARFKRQVIPGDQLVFEVELLTNKRGIGKFNAVAKVDGQVAVEAVIMCAKRVV, via the coding sequence ATGGACGTACAACTCCCGATCGAAGCCAAAGACATTCAAAAACTTATCCCACACCGTTATCCGTTTTTGCAACTCGACCGCATTACTGCGTTCGAACCGATGAAAACCCTGACTGCGATTAAAAACGTCACCATGAACGAGCCGCAGTTCCAAGGCCATTTTCCCGACCTGCCCGTGATGCCCGGCGTGCTGATTATCGAAGCCATGGCGCAAGCGTGCGGCACACTCGCCATCCTCAGCGAAGGCGGCCGTAAAGAAAACGAATTCTTCTTCTTCGCCGGTATCGACGACGCCCGTTTCAAACGCCAAGTCATCCCCGGCGACCAACTGGTATTTGAAGTCGAGCTGTTGACCAACAAACGCGGTATCGGCAAATTCAACGCCGTTGCCAAAGTCGATGGCCAAGTTGCCGTTGAAGCCGTGATTATGTGCGCCAAACGCGTGGTGTAA
- the lpxA gene encoding acyl-ACP--UDP-N-acetylglucosamine O-acyltransferase: MTLIHPTAVIDPKAELDSSVKVGPYSIIGPNVQIGANTEIGPHVVINGHTTIGENNRIFQFASLGEIPQDKKYRDEPTKLIIGNGNTIREFTTFNLGTVTGIGETRIGDDNWIMAYCHLAHDCVVGNHTIFANNASLAGHVTIGDYVVLGGYTLVFQFCQIGDYAMTAFAAGVHKDVPPYFMAAGYRAEPAGLNSEGMRRNGFTAEQIASVKDVYKTIYHRGIPFEEAKADILKRAETQSELAVFKDFFAQSTRGIIR, translated from the coding sequence ATGACCCTTATCCATCCGACCGCCGTCATCGACCCTAAAGCCGAACTCGACTCCAGTGTCAAAGTCGGCCCATACAGCATCATCGGCCCCAATGTGCAAATCGGTGCGAATACGGAAATCGGCCCGCACGTCGTCATCAACGGCCATACGACCATCGGTGAAAACAACCGCATTTTCCAATTTGCCAGCCTCGGCGAAATTCCGCAGGACAAAAAATACCGTGACGAGCCGACCAAGCTGATTATCGGCAACGGCAACACCATCCGCGAATTTACAACGTTCAACCTTGGTACGGTCACCGGTATCGGCGAAACCCGTATCGGCGACGACAACTGGATTATGGCCTACTGCCACCTTGCCCATGACTGCGTGGTCGGCAACCATACCATCTTCGCCAACAACGCCTCACTCGCAGGCCACGTTACCATCGGTGACTACGTTGTCTTGGGCGGCTACACGCTGGTGTTCCAGTTCTGTCAAATCGGTGACTACGCCATGACCGCGTTTGCCGCCGGCGTACACAAAGACGTACCGCCGTACTTCATGGCTGCTGGCTACCGCGCCGAACCGGCCGGCCTCAACAGCGAAGGTATGCGCCGCAACGGTTTCACTGCCGAACAGATTGCCTCTGTCAAAGATGTGTATAAAACCATTTACCATCGCGGCATTCCGTTTGAAGAAGCCAAGGCAGACATTCTGAAACGCGCCGAAACCCAAAGCGAATTGGCGGTATTTAAAGACTTTTTTGCACAATCCACACGCGGCATTATCCGTTGA
- the lpxB gene encoding lipid-A-disaccharide synthase: MNPNPSPLIAISVGEASGDLLGAHLIRAIKARCPNARFTGIGGERMKAEGFESLYDQEKLAVRGFVEVIKRLPQILKIRKGLVSDLIRLKPDVFIGIDAPDFNLGVAEKLKQAGIHTIHYVSPSVWAWRRERVNKIVHQVNRVLCLFPMEPQLYIDAGGKAEFVGHPMAQTMPVEADRAAARQKLGVPADVPVFAILPGSRVSEIDYMAAVFFQTALLLLKRYPQAQFLLPVATAATRKRISEILAQPEFASLPITLTDKQSDTVCTAADVVLVTSGTATLEVALCKRPMVISYKISPLTYAYVKRKIKVPHVGLPNILLGKAAVPELLQHDAVPEKLAQAVADWYDHPEAVAALEQDFHALHLLLKKDTAALAAAAVLEEAGFSDGLKDK, encoded by the coding sequence ATGAACCCCAATCCTTCCCCCCTTATCGCCATCAGCGTCGGCGAAGCTTCCGGCGACTTGCTCGGCGCACATTTAATCCGTGCCATTAAGGCGCGTTGCCCGAACGCGCGGTTTACCGGCATCGGCGGCGAGCGAATGAAGGCAGAGGGTTTCGAGAGTTTGTACGATCAGGAAAAGCTGGCGGTGCGCGGTTTTGTTGAGGTCATTAAACGCCTGCCGCAAATTTTGAAAATCCGCAAAGGGCTGGTGAGCGATTTAATCCGCCTCAAGCCGGATGTGTTTATCGGCATCGATGCGCCGGACTTTAATCTCGGCGTGGCGGAAAAACTTAAGCAGGCAGGCATTCATACCATTCATTACGTCAGCCCGTCGGTTTGGGCGTGGCGACGCGAACGGGTCAATAAAATCGTGCATCAGGTCAACCGCGTGTTGTGCCTGTTTCCGATGGAGCCACAGCTTTATATTGATGCCGGAGGTAAGGCCGAGTTTGTCGGCCATCCGATGGCGCAAACCATGCCTGTGGAAGCGGATAGGGCGGCTGCGCGGCAGAAGCTGGGCGTTCCTGCGGACGTGCCCGTGTTTGCCATATTGCCCGGCAGCCGTGTGAGTGAAATTGATTACATGGCGGCGGTGTTTTTTCAGACGGCCTTATTGCTGCTGAAACGTTACCCGCAGGCACAGTTTTTGCTGCCTGTGGCAACGGCCGCAACGCGCAAACGCATTAGCGAAATTTTGGCGCAGCCTGAGTTCGCCTCTCTTCCCATCACGCTGACCGACAAGCAGTCGGATACGGTTTGCACCGCTGCCGACGTGGTATTGGTTACCAGCGGTACGGCGACTTTGGAAGTGGCCTTGTGCAAGCGGCCTATGGTCATCAGCTACAAAATTTCGCCGCTGACTTATGCGTATGTGAAACGTAAAATCAAGGTGCCGCATGTCGGTTTGCCTAATATTCTGTTGGGTAAAGCCGCCGTTCCCGAGCTGCTGCAACACGATGCCGTGCCTGAAAAACTGGCGCAGGCCGTGGCAGACTGGTATGACCACCCTGAAGCCGTGGCCGCGTTGGAACAGGATTTCCACGCCTTGCATCTGCTGCTGAAAAAAGATACGGCGGCATTGGCAGCGGCGGCAGTATTGGAAGAAGCCGGATTTTCAGACGGCCTGAAAGACAAGTAA
- the murJ gene encoding murein biosynthesis integral membrane protein MurJ, which translates to MNLLGALAKVGSLTMVSRILGFVRDTIIARAFGAGMATDAFFVAFKLPNLLRRVFAEGAFAQAFVPILAEYKETRSPEATQAFVRHVAGMLSFVLVVVTALGILAAPWVIYVSAPGFAKDADKFQLSIDLLRVTFPYIFLISLSSFVGSILNSYHKFGIPAFTPTFLNISFIVFSLFFVPYFDPPVMALAWAVFVGGVLQLVFQLPWLAKLGFLKMPKLSFKDAAVNRVMKQMAPAILGVSVAQISLVINTIFASFLQSGSVSWMYYADRLMELPTGVLGVALGTILLPTLSKHAASQDTEQFSGLLDWGLRLCMLLTLPAAVGLAVLSFPLVTTLFMYREFTLHDAQMTQHALIAYSFGLIGLIMIKVLAPGFYARQNIKTPVKVAIFTLICTQLMNLAFISPLKHVGLSLAIGLGACLNAGLLFFLLRKHGIYLPGKGWAAFLVKMVISLVVMGGGLWLAQYYLPFEWVHVGGFKKAGQLCVLIALGGGLYFVSLAALGFRPHHFRRVEK; encoded by the coding sequence ATGAATTTATTGGGAGCCTTGGCCAAGGTTGGCAGCCTGACGATGGTGTCGCGTATTTTGGGCTTTGTACGCGATACGATTATCGCCCGTGCGTTTGGTGCAGGCATGGCGACAGATGCATTTTTTGTCGCATTTAAACTGCCCAACCTATTGCGGCGCGTGTTTGCAGAGGGCGCATTTGCCCAAGCCTTCGTACCGATTTTGGCGGAATACAAAGAAACCCGCTCGCCCGAAGCCACGCAGGCGTTTGTGCGTCATGTGGCCGGTATGTTGTCGTTTGTGTTGGTCGTCGTTACAGCGCTGGGCATACTTGCCGCGCCGTGGGTGATTTATGTTTCCGCGCCCGGTTTTGCCAAAGATGCCGATAAGTTTCAGCTTTCCATCGACCTGTTGCGGGTAACGTTTCCTTATATCTTTTTGATTTCCTTGTCTTCTTTTGTCGGCTCGATACTCAACTCCTATCATAAATTTGGCATTCCCGCCTTTACGCCGACATTTTTGAATATTTCCTTTATCGTCTTTTCCCTGTTTTTCGTACCGTATTTTGATCCGCCTGTTATGGCTTTGGCGTGGGCGGTATTTGTCGGCGGCGTGTTGCAGCTGGTGTTCCAACTGCCTTGGTTGGCAAAATTGGGCTTCTTGAAAATGCCCAAACTCAGCTTTAAAGACGCAGCGGTCAACCGCGTAATGAAACAGATGGCGCCGGCTATTTTGGGCGTGAGCGTGGCGCAGATTTCCTTGGTTATCAACACCATTTTTGCCTCATTTTTGCAGTCCGGCAGTGTGTCGTGGATGTATTACGCCGACCGACTGATGGAATTGCCGACCGGCGTTTTGGGCGTGGCACTCGGTACAATCTTGCTACCTACCTTGTCCAAACACGCCGCCAGTCAGGATACCGAGCAGTTTTCCGGCCTGCTCGACTGGGGTTTACGCTTGTGTATGCTGCTGACCCTGCCTGCCGCCGTCGGCCTTGCCGTGTTGTCTTTCCCTCTGGTTACGACCTTGTTCATGTACCGTGAATTTACGCTGCACGACGCGCAAATGACCCAACACGCTCTGATTGCCTATTCCTTCGGCTTGATCGGGCTGATTATGATTAAAGTGTTGGCACCCGGTTTCTACGCGCGTCAAAACATCAAAACCCCCGTTAAGGTCGCTATTTTCACGCTGATTTGCACGCAGTTGATGAACCTTGCCTTCATTTCGCCGCTCAAACACGTCGGCCTGTCCCTCGCTATCGGTTTGGGCGCGTGTCTGAATGCAGGTTTGCTGTTTTTCCTTTTACGCAAACACGGCATCTACCTCCCCGGTAAAGGATGGGCAGCGTTTTTGGTTAAAATGGTCATCTCTTTGGTCGTCATGGGCGGCGGTTTGTGGCTGGCGCAATATTATCTGCCGTTTGAATGGGTGCACGTCGGCGGCTTTAAAAAAGCAGGCCAACTCTGCGTTCTGATTGCCTTGGGCGGCGGCCTCTACTTCGTTTCCCTAGCCGCGCTCGGCTTCCGTCCGCACCATTTCCGCAGAGTAGAAAAATAA